ACTGATCAAAATCACGTTGGCTCCGACCAATGTGAAAAAACCAAAGATTCCCCTTCTATATCTTATACAGGATCTCTCACCAATCATCAACGAGAACATGTATGTGGGCTTCTCATCATCGACTAATTGGCTCCTAACTTCTCACTATGTTCTGGGTTGGAGCTTCAGTGTGAATGGAGAGGCTCAGGCACTTGCCCTGTCCCGACTTCCTAAACTTTCTCAGATCCGTAAGAAAGAAACGTCGAAAGTACTGACTATCGGATTACCACTGATGGTTCTTTTCTTCGTATTGATGCTGATCTTGAGTGTAGTTTACGtgataagaaggaaaaggaaattggcCGAGGTCCTCGAAGATTGGGAGAGGGAATATGGCCCGCACCGATTCAAGTACAGAGATCTTTACACTGCGACAAAAGGATTCCGGGACCAAGAGTTATTAGGGACTGGTGGGTTCGGCCAGGTCTATAGAGGAATCTTACCCACATCGAATATAGAGATTGCGGTGAAGAGGGTCTCCCATGCATCGGGACAAGGCATGAGAGAATTTGTAGCGGAGATCATCAGCATCGGTCGGCTCCGTCACCGCAACTTAGTGGCGCTCCTCGGTTACTGCCGCAGGAAAAGGGAGTTGCTGCTGGTTTACGACTACATGCCCAATGGGAGCCTAGACAAGTACCTCTATAATCAACCAAAAGTCACCCTCAATTGGATGCAAAGATTACGGGTGATCAAAGGAGTGGCATCTGGGCTGCTTTATCTGCATGAAGGGTGGGAGCAAGTGGTGATCCACAGGGATATAAAGGCGAGTAACATCTTGCTAGACGCTGAATTTAATGGAAGACTTGGAGACTTTGGGCTTGCGAGACTACACGATCATGGAACCGACCCTCAAACGACTCATGTCGTGGGAACGTTCGGTTATCTGGCCCCTGAGCACATGCGAACTGGCAAGGCCACTACGAGCACCGACGTGTTTGCGTTCGGAGTGTTTTTGCTCGAGGTCGCCTGCGGGAGAAAGCCAATAAAGCAAGGGGACATGGAGGATGTGATCTTAGTGGACTGGGTATTTTCTTGCTGGGACAGAGGCGACATTCTTGAGGCAAGTGATCCGAAATTGAGGGCGGAGTttgtggaagaagaaatgaagttCGTGCTGAAACTCGGGTTGATGTGTTCCCACCCCAGTCCGTCGATGAGGCCAAGCATGCGTCAAGTATTGCAGTACTTGGAAGGCGATCTTCCGATGCCAGAATTGTCATACGCCGGCATTTCTTCCAGCGCTTTAACATTTGCTCATCCCGAAGGTTTCGATGCTTTGGCCATGTCTTGTCCGTCCTCCACGGGCCAGGcatttacgcacttgtattctgCTGCTGAATCGCTCCTCTCAGGTGGTCGATAGTCTCCGGTTTAATTTCTGATTTTATTCCATCCTCCGTATGTGGAGAACATCAATGAGAGAGGATAAATGACCATATAGAGATAAGAAGAAAAGGTTAGACGCGTGATGGAGGATAGAATTTTCTAGGTGCACGGGGGAACCATATTTTGGGTTTATAATCAAAGCCTAGTGTAGGTGCATGTTCCCTTATTAGTTCAGTGATGGCTTGAATTCTACTATATTACATATTCTCTTCGCAAGTCACGAACGTAATGTactttgggtgcgtttgggaagacttttggggaaagtctttgggaaaatgcaaagacctttgagttgaatgtgtttttcaaaatgcaaattgtgtttggtaaattgtaatttaaaagccctttgtgaagtacctttggctaaaatggtgtttgggggacaaagggcttttgtgaaaaaaaaaaaatatcaaaagaaaaataaaagaaaaaacaaaaaaatgaaaacccgAGGGCGGGCGGcatcccggcggcggcgacctcggcgacctcggcgacccgatctgggccggcgaggtcgcgcggcgccgtcgcgacctccggcgacccggatctgggccggcgaggtcgcgtggacgccgtcgcgacctccggcgaccccggatctgggCCCGCGAGGTCGCACGACGCCGTCGCGAGGGCCGGCGTGGTCGCGCCCGAGGTCggggacctcggcgagggccgcgcccgAGGTCGggggacctcggcgagggccgcgctcggggtcgcgcgacctcggcgagggccgcgctggggtcgcgcgacctcggcgagggccgcgctgggtcgcgcaacctcggCGACGGCCGCGCCGGGGTCGCGCAACCTCGGCGACGGCCGATCGTCGCCGAGGCTACGCAACCCTCGGCGACGGCcgcgctgggtcgcgcgacctcgcccggcggtggcgcgacctcgccggatgtcgggcgacctcgccggcggtcgcgcgacctcgcccgGTGGTCGCGCGACCGAGAGCAGCTGCCGGGGGACCTCGGCGACGGAGAAGATGAACGGTGATCTTCACAAGGGCGTAAAACGGAAAAACAAATAGTTCGtaaggataattttggaaaaaaaaaatatgaacagtAGTATCGAACTGCAGAAATTTGAAATGCCCAAGCGAGGCAttcgccttgggctttcagccttcactGAAAAGGCTTTCAGCCAAATGCCTTACAAaatattttgccaaacaccaattttttagcccaaagggctttggaagTCTAAAGGGGTTTGGAAATGCTaattccaaacgcaccctttgtGGCCTTTCAAATTTGATTgtgttgacacccgaaattttcgtCGAAGTTCTAaacaaatattttgcaaaaaaaaaaaaaaattgaattgaaagaaaaaaaaaatacaaataaggaaaatgaaaaaaaaaaagaaaaaaagataaaaaaaaacaaacaaaaaacgaacaaaatataaaaagggcTCGCTTATTTTTTGACGAGggggattcttttttttttttttttttgctctctctcaaaaaaaaaaaaaaaacgaactctctctctctctagaaccgTTTTCTCCCGCTCTCTGGCATTCTCTCTCGAGGACTCTCTCTCGATGGAGcgtgctctctctctcggaaTTCTCGTCGAAGGCTAGGGTTCTCCTCCGTCGGTGCGCGACGGAGGTGTTTTCTCTATTCGGCGAAGAGCTTGCTAGGGGATCCGGTTTCCGAAACCGACACAACGGCAGCGACGGCAGTGGCGGCGGAGCTTGATTTGACCTCTTTTGTTCGTCATCAACCGCCTGCTCGCCTCGGCTCTAACTCCGTGCTCCGAGCTCCGAGATCGCGTGAATCGCCTCCCGTTCCTTGTTTCTCTTCGTCCGGTGCGCTGACGTAAATTCTCTTATGCCGCTGCTGAATCGATCTCCATGGAGGCATTGGTTCGATAAAGAACCGGAAGGAGAAGACGGAGTATCTACCGGTTGAAGAGCTTGAGGTGTGAGGCTCGGTTTCCTCTGTTCGTCATCTACCGCTGGGGTTTTCTCTCGGCTTTGTCTCTGGCTTGATCAGGTTCTCTCTCGATCGCTCTGTCTCACGCTATTTTTGTCGCTCTCTCTCTTGGATCGCTCTTTGTGGCTCGATCACGATCTGTATCTGGAAAACCACTAGGTTCTGTATCTAGTGTTGAAGTAGATCAGGATTTCTGTTGTACAGCAGAACTAGTTGttcaaaatataaaagtgaTGTTGCTACGAATGCTAGTCATGTGAGGGCAAAAACTGAGGGTTTGAATAAACAAGTAGGGGTCATTAATTCAAAGGTGGAGATTGAGAACTTTAGAGGAAAGCAGCATCTTATTGAAGATACGCTATTAATTTGAACCTGCTTGGATTATGATGTGGTCGTGTGATTTTAAGTTGCTGATTCTCCCTTGCGCTTTGGTCACTAAGCGAGATGCTTGCCATatgtttgtgaaaatgcctGAATGAATATCTGCATAGTGTCTTCATCAGTCTATATGCAAAATGTTCATGGTTTACTTAAATCATGATGACCATATTGATTTCATCTTGCTTAATGTTGATCCAATCAATCTGAATAATTTCAGCATTATGGCATGCTTAAAACCTATGCTTATTGGCCTCACCGACTTTGAGTGATATTTGTTTCCACTTCAAATCAGATTGAGTTTTAGAAAGTAATAAATCTCTGTTCTGGTCTTGttttactcaaatttgggaagttTACTCGATCAAGTAGAGATCCATTGATAGATGAAAGTGATGGCTGAAGTTGGCGGATATAGGCAGAAATTTGTAGAAATAGAAACAtggtttgttacttttgtcAACCCTTTTAGGTTATAGGGTTTGCTGTGATTCATTGTTAAAACTACTCTTTGTGCATTGTCTGGATGGTTTTATAAACCATTAATTATGCATTATGATTCTAATTCATTTGTGGTTGATTTATATGTCCTCATGATGATCATTTTTCGACTATCAATTTGACGTCAATTGGACTCAACTTCTCTTAAGAAGTAGGCTCATTTTAATCTTTCCTATGATGCTGATCTCGCATGATTTGCGATAAGTTGATGACTTTTGATGATGAACATTGAAGTTGATTGAGCTTGATTCACCTTGATCTGCAATTTCGTATACCTGATATGTCACTTACTGTTTTGGCTGAAACGAGGTGCTAGATGAGGTTTTTTGACCTCGAGCCCTTCTAGATGTAAAAAATACACTTCtagagcttcgatttgatatgtcgCACGCCCATAATGGATGTCGTTTGGTCGCTCAAAAACATCTACAAAGTTTGTTGATTCTGCAGTATTTTTTTTAGATTGACTTGTTGTTCTGACTTACTGCGATTTTCTGTTTTAACTGGAATGAGctggtagatgatgttattaggacttaatgtcttctagatAATTGAAATAGGCATCTCAAGCTTTAAAATGACATATTGCATGCCTAAATCGACCATCATTTGCCatgtttaacattttttttctaatccattCTGAAATCTGGAATTTGCTTTGGTCAGAAATGCATATTCTGTTTTTGCGTGGGCTTGATTGTCTGCCACTTTCCTATGATCTTTTAAGCATAGATTTTGAGTTTGATGATACAAAAAAGTATATCACGTGTGGAATGGTCTTGCTCTATTGTTCTCTTTTTTAGCaaagttttgttgtttgataatttatattaaatatccACCATCAAACCAATTTCTAACACTAATCACTTTACCCAGTAGCTTATTTGTATTTTACCGATCTAAACTCTGTGTGTTTTTGTTTGTAAAGATGTCCAGAGTTATGTTGTTCTTTAGTATCAATATTTCTTTGCTTGTTGTTCATATGTCCTAGTGTGTGGAATTGTTTAGTTGTGTCATTGATGTGTTGTTCGTTGTTCATGTGTGCATTTGCTATGTTAACtgatgttgaagatgtacataaTATTAGTCCTCTAAGCTGTTGGACATGAGAAGTTCTTATATGAATGACCCGAGACTTAGCCATGAAAATGCTAGTTTTACCACATaaagggaggtgaataggtggaCGCACGGATCCCTAGAGTGCTATAACTTGGCAAAAAGGGacagtgccataacttacgaaagtgatacttaagtgcaaaaatcgaagtaaaataaatcaattatcAATTTAGCCAAAATCCGGTTAAAACGCTTACGTGTCAATTTTATGAAGAAGTAAGTGCAAAATGGCATCATTTTGGTGctaacatggtaaaaaaattaatatcaaaattaaataaattaaatttatttaaaacgtttgtaaaaaatatatacaaataatcaatatattaaaaaataattttaaaaattctaaaatttaaaattaaaaaaaaaaaaaaagagtcaccCGAGGGCTCGGCCCTTAGCCCCCGCCGCTTCCCCGCCACCGCCGgtaagggccggcgatggaggggaGAGGGTCAACCAACTAGGGCGGGGGCgggcccacgagccctcgccccgATCTGCGGGGAGGGTTGCAGCCCTCGCTCGatcgggccaagggccgccaccCACTGAGGCGACCCCtagcgagggtcgcggcccttgcaagaggagaaggaggaggaaggaggaggaggaggaggggaggcaACCGGTGGCTAAGGGCTCAGCCTTTGCCGTCGTTGCTGCCAtctcccctccgtcgccgggGAGGTGGGGAGGTGGGGGCCATCGAGCCCTAGTCGAGGATGGCGACCCCAGCCAACCCTCCCCATCTTTTGACCATGGCGGGGTGGTGGCGACGGCGAGTGCTCAGCCCTAACCGCCAgctgccttcctcctcctccgtttttttaattatatattattatttaattgttacATATGATTTCCAACCGGCTTCGTCGGAGGTTGCACTCAGTGttccacttttcttaaaatgtggcacttaagtattatttttcgtaagttatgatacttaagtatccctttgtgccaagttttggcacttgaagcgatCTTTTGCCgatgtaaaaacaaattaagcaaataaatgcataataaGTTATTTCGTGTGCAAAGTTGGACTAAAAGTGACACTAGACTTTTGAAATAAGTTTAGACTCAATTAAAGATGGTTTAGAAATTCGAGGAGTTTAGAAAAAGATAACGAcgaacaaatcaaaagagttaagggaaaagaaaattgaaaacgaGATTTATAGTAattcggcttaaatcaagcctacgttcactttCCCACACTAACAGTCTTCTGGCTAAAATTCACTAAGATATCAACAGAGAAATACAATGGTTTGAGTACGAACACTCAGTGgaggatttctttttctctcactaagtcacttttcttgtgtttttctctcttgaatacaatttgCAAGCGCTGTTaacaaagaacaagtgattggaaatgcctcaaactttggaatttcaattttcacgcaCTCTCTTAAATGGACTaaatgatctccttaaatacttctctaTGCCTTTCAAAATGTTGGCATTCTCCagaggaatttcttccaatcaatccattggacagaatcgattaaggaaatcttatagctatttgaagattgagatgaaaatatgATGATTCTGGTCATCCATATAATCGGAATCTAAATTTCCATAACTAGATGCTTCCcaaaaggaacttgtcttcaaaattgattttattaattcgtgattgattccatcaatatatttataaaaggtgtgacatcttgaaatttgacatcgTCTCgattatatgaaatggttgtttcgtCGATGCGCCGATAGTTATTTTactttgagttggccactcacgagttaactaacctattagtAAAGCTATTAAGGGATTTAAAAGCGACATACTAGAGAATTCGATTGGAAATTGACTAttcgaccataataatcggcaagggtcaatacgacatcGTTATAATTAAATTGCGATCAAATATAAGTTGATTCGATGGAAACACGTAattgaattgcgggtgattTCGCACAAttactgtcacgccccgatcctcgggcacacCCATCCCTTGCCTTGGTCGATTAAAATTTTGTGATATCCCAAGACATATcaccaaccctttcattttcatatgcACATGCAGAAACAATTATAAATTCCCAGATAATAAAGCATTGGAATAGAATAGTAGGACTAAATTTCAAACCTTTAAAACATTCACTCTTATATACATTACAAACCAATGCACATATATGTATAAGGTGAACTATTAAGTCTAATTCACATTAAGCTAGTTTAAAACAAGGTCTACAAG
This region of Eucalyptus grandis isolate ANBG69807.140 chromosome 8, ASM1654582v1, whole genome shotgun sequence genomic DNA includes:
- the LOC104416546 gene encoding L-type lectin-domain containing receptor kinase IV.1; this translates as MSIEILFRVSLLAVLTYAQETGFVYNGFRSANLSLDGIAEITSNGLLKLNNDTNQQKGHAFHPYPVQFKNLPNGSIKSFSTTFVFTIQPPYASMRGSGFAFVVAPQSGLHGSLPGRYLGMFNETNNGNFSNHVFGVELDTFLSFEFQDINDNHIGIDLNGLTSVMSAPAGYYQDNGEFNNLSLISGQAMQVWVDYDGTDKLIKITLAPTNVKKPKIPLLYLIQDLSPIINENMYVGFSSSTNWLLTSHYVLGWSFSVNGEAQALALSRLPKLSQIRKKETSKVLTIGLPLMVLFFVLMLILSVVYVIRRKRKLAEVLEDWEREYGPHRFKYRDLYTATKGFRDQELLGTGGFGQVYRGILPTSNIEIAVKRVSHASGQGMREFVAEIISIGRLRHRNLVALLGYCRRKRELLLVYDYMPNGSLDKYLYNQPKVTLNWMQRLRVIKGVASGLLYLHEGWEQVVIHRDIKASNILLDAEFNGRLGDFGLARLHDHGTDPQTTHVVGTFGYLAPEHMRTGKATTSTDVFAFGVFLLEVACGRKPIKQGDMEDVILVDWVFSCWDRGDILEASDPKLRAEFVEEEMKFVLKLGLMCSHPSPSMRPSMRQVLQYLEGDLPMPELSYAGISSSALTFAHPEGFDALAMSCPSSTGQAFTHLYSAAESLLSGGR